The genomic interval TGCACCAAGGTCGCCCGGATGATCGCGTGGCCCAGGCAGGCGTGCTGGCCCATGCCGAACATCAGCGCGCGCGCGCCCTCGCGATCGGGATCGAACCGTTCCGGCGCAGAGAAGGCCAGCGGGTCGTGATTGCCCGCCGCCCAGACCATCGACAGGACGGCCCCGGCCTCCACCACCAGATCGCCCAGGGCAATCCTGCCCGTCGCCAGCCGCATGGTCATCGGGGTGGAGCTGGCCAGGCGCAGGCATTCATTGGCGCATTGCGCCGTCGGCGTCACCTGGCCCCGATGCGCGAAGGCCACCCGCAGCGCGGCGTCCAGGCCCAGGGCGGCGGACTCGATCGCGTCGAAGGCCATGCCGGCGATCAGGTCGGCGGCCAGCCCGTCGCCCAGCCGGTCCCGCAGGTTCCGCGAGAAGGGCGCCCCTCCCTCCAGCGCCGCCAGCGACAGGTCCCGCACCCTGCCGGCCGCCGCTTCGGCCAGATGGGCCTTTGCCGGATCGGGCGAGAGGGACAGGACATGGGCCAGGTCGCGCACCGCATCCTCCATCTGCAGGGCCGCAGTCGCGTCAAGACCGATGATCTCGCCCCAGACCCGGCACACGACCAGCGCGATCAGCCCGGTCCTCAGGTCGATTCTGGCCGGGCCGGAGGGCAGCGCCCGCCGCACCGCTTCGCGGGTGATGCCGGCCAGCGGCACGGTGTTGAAGGCGGCGATCAGCGCGGCCCGCTCGGTCCGATGGACCTCGCCGGATTTGGTGAAGAGCGCCCGGTCGAGCAGCGCCAGCAGCGCGGGCGTCTCCGCCATCGCGGCGGGATCGGGCGCCATGCCGTCGGCCAGAGGATTGCGGGCGAGGCTGACCAGTTCCCGGTGGCCCAGGATGGCATAGCCTCCCCATGGCGCGATCTGGATGCGCTCGCCGGCGGCGAAGTCGTCGCGGAAGGCCTCGGCGGCGGAAGCCCAGCCATCGGGATTGTCGAAAGTCTGGAAGGTTTTCATGATATCAGTCCAGCAAGTGCAAGAAGACCCCCCGCCGGCAGGCAGGGTGGCGAAACCGGAAACCGGGTCCTTAGCGCTTGCGGATCGACTGATGCATGTAATCGTCCTTTCGCCCCGGAAGATAGGACGCCGGCCCTGCCCGGGCAAGAGGCGTGGCAGAACCATCCGGCATGCGTGTGAATGCCCGCCAATCAGGCTTCGACCGATGCCGCACGCGGTGCGCCCGATGCGGGAGGGCTTCCTGCCGCCTTTCCCCGTTTCTGTCTCCACTATCCCCAGCGCAAAAGCATGGCGCTCAAGCCGCGAG from Paracoccus sp. MA carries:
- a CDS encoding cytochrome P450; this translates as MKTFQTFDNPDGWASAAEAFRDDFAAGERIQIAPWGGYAILGHRELVSLARNPLADGMAPDPAAMAETPALLALLDRALFTKSGEVHRTERAALIAAFNTVPLAGITREAVRRALPSGPARIDLRTGLIALVVCRVWGEIIGLDATAALQMEDAVRDLAHVLSLSPDPAKAHLAEAAAGRVRDLSLAALEGGAPFSRNLRDRLGDGLAADLIAGMAFDAIESAALGLDAALRVAFAHRGQVTPTAQCANECLRLASSTPMTMRLATGRIALGDLVVEAGAVLSMVWAAGNHDPLAFSAPERFDPDREGARALMFGMGQHACLGHAIIRATLVQLLGVLETLTPETGTLPARWSPFAKDYLPALGIRFEG